In the genome of Bremerella sp. P1, the window TCGCTCGATCGATACGATGTCTCGCGACGAAGCGTTGCGTCTGTATGACGGTGCTGCGTAAGGTTCAGGCCAGCTACGTCGACTCGCCCCGCTGGAGCGATGTCAGCCGCGAAGGCGTCAAGCAATTGGACGTGGCTCTGAAAGAAGACGTCTTCAATAAGAAGAACCTGAAGGACGTCGATCGCAACCGTATCGATCAAGTTCGCCGCATGCTGAACGAGAACGTGAACTGGCAGAACGTCAGTTCGCCTCAGCAAGCGATTGAAACGGCCAACTACGCCGCCGAACTGATGTGGCAAAACCTGGGCGTGAAGCCGACCGCGACGATTCTCGAATTCGCTTGCGGAACGGCTGCTTCGCTCGATCCATATACCAGCTTCCTCACGCAAGATCAGCTGACGGAAGTCTACTCACAGATCGAAGGTAACTTCGTTGGTCTGGGCGTCGAGCTGAAGGCCGATTCCGGCAACCTGTTGATCGTCCATGCGATCGACGGCAGCCCTGCTCACCAGGCTGGTATCCGCTCGGGCGATCGCATCATCGCCGTCGACGGTCACCTGACTGAAGTGATTTCGACCGACAAAGCCGCCGACATGCTGAAAGGCCCGATCGGTTCCAGCGTCCGCGTGACGGTTGTCAGCCCTAATCAGCCTGCCCGCGATATGATGGTGCGTCGCGATCGCGTCGAAGTGCCCAGCGTCGACAACATCCACATCATGGATACCGAGTCGAAGGTTGGCTACTTGAAGATCACGAGCTTCCAGAAGAACACCCCGGCCGATCTCAGCCAGGCGATGTGGAAACTGCATCGCGATGGCATGCGAGCCCTGGTGATTGACCTTCGCGGCAACCCTGGTGGTTTGCTGACGGCAGCCGTCGACATGGTCGACCTGTTTGTCGAGCAAGGCACGATCGTCTCGACCCGCGGTCGCAACGCTCGCGAAGACTTCGACTACACCGCTCATATGCCCGGTACCTGGCGAGTGCCGCTGGTCGTGCTGATCGACTCGAACTCGGCCAGTGCCAGTGAAATCTTCGCCGGTGCGATTCGTGATCATCGTCGCGGAACGGTTGTCGGACAGCGTAGCTACGGCAAAGGCTCGGTGCAGGGGATCTTCCCGCTGGCAACGGCCGGAACGGGGCTTCGCCTGACGACGGCTAAGTTCTTCTCGCCTAGCGGACGAGCGATCAGCCGCAACGGCGTGATGCCGGACGTGAACGTCCGCGTCGCCGGGAAGCCTGATCTTGCCGAAGTGAAAGCGGCTGTCGATCAAGCCGCCTCGCAGGCCGATCCCGTGATGGACGC includes:
- a CDS encoding S41 family peptidase, which encodes MTVLRKVQASYVDSPRWSDVSREGVKQLDVALKEDVFNKKNLKDVDRNRIDQVRRMLNENVNWQNVSSPQQAIETANYAAELMWQNLGVKPTATILEFACGTAASLDPYTSFLTQDQLTEVYSQIEGNFVGLGVELKADSGNLLIVHAIDGSPAHQAGIRSGDRIIAVDGHLTEVISTDKAADMLKGPIGSSVRVTVVSPNQPARDMMVRRDRVEVPSVDNIHIMDTESKVGYLKITSFQKNTPADLSQAMWKLHRDGMRALVIDLRGNPGGLLTAAVDMVDLFVEQGTIVSTRGRNAREDFDYTAHMPGTWRVPLVVLIDSNSASASEIFAGAIRDHRRGTVVGQRSYGKGSVQGIFPLATAGTGLRLTTAKFFSPSGRAISRNGVMPDVNVRVAGKPDLAEVKAAVDQAASQADPVMDAGLVAARQLLGVPGLSTRTQDQR